Part of the Longimicrobium sp. genome, TGCGCGCCAGAGGGGGCTGGCCTTGATCAGCCTCTGTAGTTCCGCCTCGACCGCATCGATCCGGGCATCCAGCCAGGCGATGTGCTCCTCGATGCTGGTCCGAACGGTTGCGGAGGACGCTTGGTAGAGTCGGTTGCACTCACCGACTCGGATGTCGACCAGTTGCCGGCGGCGCGTCATCAGAGCATCGAGATCGCGAGCTTCCGCGTTCGGCAGTGGGCGGACCTCCGGCCGGATCCGCTCCGCGAACAGCGCAAGGATGCGGGCGTCGATTGCGTCCGTCTTGGCCAGCTCACCCGTGGCGCGGGCGAAGTCACGGGACTGACGCGGATTGATGACGGCCAGTGGAATGCCCGCCGCAGCTAGTTCTGCGACGAGGTGCGTCTCGAGTCCTCCGGTCGCCTCCAGGATCAGGAGCGTGGGAGCGAGTTCTTTCAGCGTGCTGACGAGGGCTCGGACCCCCCGTTCATCGTACGCAACGCTCCACCCTCGGCTCTCTCTTCCGCGAATGGCGATGTCGAGACGCTTCTTCGATACGTCGATCCCGGCGAACAGCTCGGACATTGTGAATCCTTCCCTTGCATTGAAAGTTGGATGTCCCCGTTGGCCCAGCCTTGCGAATTTCGGGGTTCTCCCCCAAGCAACGGTTCGGGCTCTTCGGCTAAACAAGGGTCGGACGCTCCTGCTCTCCCACGGTGTTTCCCACCAAGGGGGTAACTAGCTGCCCGACCCTCTTGTACGACCGTGATCCTGCCGACCCGGTTTCCCAGCTCGGGCAACCCGAGTTTTCCACACGCTGCTGCGGGGAGCTGCACCAAGGTGCTCTCCTCGCACCGCGTGGAAAACTCGCCTCGGACCTCGATCACGTACTACAATCTATCCTGGACTGATCAAACAAGGGGGCCGGGGGGTGAGGGCCTCAGCGCGATCCTTTGATCGCCGCCGACCCCAGCACCAGGCCGCGGACCGGGAGCCCCTCCGGAAGCATGCGCTCGATGGTGGAGACGCGCACGGGGCGGGCCTGCACGTCCACGTTGCTGAAGACGATGGTGTCGCCCACGGTGATGCCGAAGCTGCCGGCGATGCGCGTGCCCGGCGCATCGAAGCGCGCACCGCGGATGTCGAAGAGGGTGCCCTCGGGGCGCGTCTCCAGGAAGACCGACATCTTGCCGTGCGCGTCGCGCGGGAAGCGCGGATACAACCACTGCAGGTCGCGGAACGCCATCGTGTCGCTGCGGAAGGCGACGTCGTAGTACGGGAGCTGGTTCGTGGGAATGGCGCGGTTGCAGCTCCGCGTGTCGTTCTTCGTGCAGATCACCCCCGAGGTCGCGATGCGCGAGCCGGGAAGGCGCAGCACGGGCGCGTCGAACTCCACGCGGTCGGGGAGGATGGCGATGTTCCCCTGCACGTGGCGCACGTCCGCGGGGCGGCGAAAGAACTGCACCCGGCCGCGCAGCGTGTCGATGGTGATGCGCGACCCCGACTCGGCGCCGGGAGAGAAACGGATCTGGCGCAGCCTTCCCCCCAGCCCGGTCATGTTGATGGTGCGCAGGTAGCCGCCCCGCACCCGCCGCACGATGATCGGCGAGGTGTCGCGCAGCGCCAGCCGCACCTCCTCGCGCTGGGCGCGGGTGGAGGTGGTGGAGTCCGGCGCCCACGGGATCTCCACGCGCGTGAAGCCGTTCACCACGCGCAGCGTATCCACAAAGGTCACGCGCTGCAGGCGGGGTTTGGTTGGATCGCGCACGACCGTGTCGCGGAAGATCGACTGGTAGTTCCAGAGCGAGTCGCCCGGCGAGCGGCGCACGTAGATGTTGGGCTTGTACAGCACCAGGCGGTTGATGCGGATGCGCGGCGAGAGCAGCGTGCGCACGTCGTACGTGATGTCCGCGCTGTCGGCCACCACGAAGGGGGTGCCGTCCTTTTCCTTCAGCGAGATTCCGTAGACGCGGGCGCCTTCGAACAGGTTGCCGCTGATGCGCTGCACGTCCAGCGAGCCCTGCACGTTGCGCGCGAGGGCATTGAGCGTGTACTCCAGGATGCGATCGTGCCCCGCCCGCGTGCGCGCGACCAGGTTCAGGACGAGGAAAGCCAGCGCGACGCCCAGCAGGGCGCCGCCCGCCGCCCACGCCGTGTGCCGGAGGGCGCGGTTGCGCCGGGGGCTCGCCATCAGGAGTGGTCCTCGCGGAAGATGGCCTCGGCCTCGGCCTGCCCTTCGCGGTCCAGGGCGGGGCGGCCTCGGCGGAAGAACTGGTGCCGGCTCGTGGGCACGAAGTCCTGCACGTCGTCGAAGTACATGTAGTGCGTCACCCGGATGTGCCGCGCGTCCACCCGCACCACGTTGAGCGAGTTCTTTTCGCGCTCCCTCGCCCTACCCCTGCGCGAGGTGGAGGTGCCGCTCTGCACGATGATGATGCCGTGCTCGCGGTCCGCCCCGGAGTACACGTCCAGCGAGTTGCCGATGTACGCGCGGTGCAGGTGGCCGCCCAGGATCATGTCCACCTTGAAGTGCGTGAAGGCGTCCAGCGCGCGCTTGGCCTGAGGCATCACGGCCACGCGATCCCAATCCGGCGGAGGCGCGAAGTGGTGGTGCGACACCAGGATGCGCGCGTCCTCGTCAGGCACGTCCTGGAACGCCTCGCGCGCGAAGTCGATCTGCCAGCGGTGGATGCGGCCGTTGACCGTGGCCCGCAGCGGCGCCGTCGAGTTGAGCGCGACGATGGTGGCGCCGGGGAGCTTGGTGACCGTGTCCAGCTCCGGCAGGATGTGCGCCCTGTACAGGTCGTACGGGTGGAAGACACGCTCGGTGAAGCGGTAGAGCGCGATGTCGTGGTTCCCCGGCGTCACCACGATGGGGACGGGGGGGAGGCGGTCCAGGTACGCGCGGGCCGCCGCGAACTGCTCCGGGAGCGCGCGCTGCGTGAAGTCGCCCGAGGCCACGATGGCGTCCGGCTCCAGCTGGTGCGCGAAGCGCTGGAGCGACTCGCCCACGCGCTCCTGGAACGGCGGGCCGAAGTGCAGGTCGGAGATGTGGAGGAGCGTGATCAAGCCGGCGCCGTCTGGTTCAGGTCGTGTGGGCCACGTCAACCAATTGCGATGCGACTCGCGTACCATTGTCTCACGCGGAGACGCGGAGGCGCGGGAGAACAACAGAAAAAAGCATCACACAGAGGGCACAGAAGGAACTGAAAGCCACAGAGAACTTCTCCTTGCTGTTCTTCCTCTGTGGCTCTGTGTCTCTGTGTGAGCCCTGCAGTTGCGGTTCTCTTCGCGCCTCCGCGTCTCCGCGTGAGCCCTGCTGTTCCTCAGCGCTTGCGCAGGCCGGGGAACGGGAGGTCGGCGCGGGCGTTGAGGTCCAGGCCAGCCACCTCGCCGCGCGCGAACCGGAACTGCGCGGCTCGCGCGATCATCGCGGCGTTGTCGGTGGACAGGCGCGGCGAGGGGGCGAAGACGGCCCCGCGCCCGCCCAGCCGCCGCGTCAGCTCCGCACGCAGCGCGCGGCTGTTGGCGACTCCGCCCCCCAGAACGACGCGCCGGCAATCCATCTCCCGGACAGCGCGCATCGTCTTGGTGGCGAGGACGTCGACGGCGGCATCCTGGAAGGCGGCGGCCAGGTGCGGGACCTCGGCTTCCAGCGCGCCCTCGCGCTCCACATCTCGCACACGGTTGCGGAGCGCCGTCTTCAGGCCGCTGAAGGAGAAGTCGTAGTACTCGGAGTCTTCGGGGCGCTGGCCGCGGTTCAGCAGCGGGCGCGTGAAGCGGTGGCGCGACGGGTCGCCGCCCTCGGCCGCGCGCTGGATGGAGGGGCCGCCGGGGTACGGAAGCCCCAGGATCTTGGCCGCCTTGTCGAACGCCTCGCCCGCCGCGTCGTCGCGGGTGGCGCCGAGCTGCACGTACTCGCCCCAAGCTGGCACCCAGAGGAGGAGCGTGTGGCCGCCGGAGACGAGGAGCGCCACAAAGGGCGGCGTGGCGTCCAGGTGCTCCAGCTGCGTGGCGAAGAGGTGCGCCTCCATGTGGTGCACCCCCACGACCGGCTTCCCCGCGGCCCACGCGGCGGCCTTGCCCCACGAGACACCCACGAGAAGCGCGCCGATCAGCCCCGGCCCGGCCGTCACGCCGACGACGTCCACGTCCTTGAGCTGCACGCCGGCCTCCCGCAGAGCGCCATCCACCACGTCGTCCAGCGTGCGCAGGTGGGCGCGCGACGCGATCTCCGGCACGACGCCGCCGTACAGGCGATGCACGTCCTGGGTGAAGATGACGTGCCCCAGCAGCTCGTTCTCACCGCGCAGCACGGCGGCGGAGGTCTCGTCGCAGGAGGTCTCGATGCCGAGCACCAGGGGCGGACGGGTCATCGAATGGGCGCGGACGGCGTGTCGGGAACCGGCTGCAGCGCCAGCTTCACGAGCCCCGGGCGCACGTCCAGCGCGCTGACGTGGCCGCGCGCGCCATCGGGGAGGCGGACCATGCTCGGCTCCAGCACGAAAGTCCGCTGCCGCCCCACGTTGCGCACGTGCAGCACGAGCACGGGCTTCTCCAGCGCCAGCTCCCCGATTTCGCGCCACTTCCCGGCGAAGCGCACCTGTACCACGTGCGGCGCCGGCGGCGCGGTAAGTGTGTAGGCGGGATCGAGGAGCTGCGGCTCGACCTGTACCTGCATCCACTGCTCGGTGGGCTGCTCCGCGCGCACCAGCACCCACAGCAGCACCGCCAACGCCAGCGCCGCCAGCTTCAGCTGCCAGTTGCGCATCGCCCGCCGCAGCGAGAAGGGCCTCATTCGCGCACCCCC contains:
- a CDS encoding IS110 family transposase, with product MSELFAGIDVSKKRLDIAIRGRESRGWSVAYDERGVRALVSTLKELAPTLLILEATGGLETHLVAELAAAGIPLAVINPRQSRDFARATGELAKTDAIDARILALFAERIRPEVRPLPNAEARDLDALMTRRRQLVDIRVGECNRLYQASSATVRTSIEEHIAWLDARIDAVEAELQRLIKASPLWRAKDDLLRSAPGVGPTVSLTLLAGVPELGKLNRQKISKLVGVAPLNRDSGILRGQRRIWGGRSDVRNVLYMGTLSAIRHNPVIRAFYERLVARGKLKKVALVACMRKLLTILNCMLRDNTPWNAQFAAGCG
- a CDS encoding metallophosphoesterase family protein codes for the protein MITLLHISDLHFGPPFQERVGESLQRFAHQLEPDAIVASGDFTQRALPEQFAAARAYLDRLPPVPIVVTPGNHDIALYRFTERVFHPYDLYRAHILPELDTVTKLPGATIVALNSTAPLRATVNGRIHRWQIDFAREAFQDVPDEDARILVSHHHFAPPPDWDRVAVMPQAKRALDAFTHFKVDMILGGHLHRAYIGNSLDVYSGADREHGIIIVQSGTSTSRRGRAREREKNSLNVVRVDARHIRVTHYMYFDDVQDFVPTSRHQFFRRGRPALDREGQAEAEAIFREDHS
- the tsaD gene encoding tRNA (adenosine(37)-N6)-threonylcarbamoyltransferase complex transferase subunit TsaD, whose product is MTRPPLVLGIETSCDETSAAVLRGENELLGHVIFTQDVHRLYGGVVPEIASRAHLRTLDDVVDGALREAGVQLKDVDVVGVTAGPGLIGALLVGVSWGKAAAWAAGKPVVGVHHMEAHLFATQLEHLDATPPFVALLVSGGHTLLLWVPAWGEYVQLGATRDDAAGEAFDKAAKILGLPYPGGPSIQRAAEGGDPSRHRFTRPLLNRGQRPEDSEYYDFSFSGLKTALRNRVRDVEREGALEAEVPHLAAAFQDAAVDVLATKTMRAVREMDCRRVVLGGGVANSRALRAELTRRLGGRGAVFAPSPRLSTDNAAMIARAAQFRFARGEVAGLDLNARADLPFPGLRKR